In Novosphingobium sp. P6W, a genomic segment contains:
- a CDS encoding sugar phosphate isomerase/epimerase, translating into MKTIKGPGIFLAQFLGDEAPFNSLESIADWAAALGYKGLQLPTSNARLFDLEAAADSQDYCDELTGMLAAKGLAITELSTHLQGQLVAVHPAYDLQFDGFAAPHVRGNPEARRQWAVAQMMLAAKASRRLGLITHASFSGALAWPYFYPWPQRPAGLVEDAFDELARRWNPILDAFDENGVDIGFELHPGEDLHDGATFEMFLDRVGNHPRANILYDPSHFVLQQLDYLQFIDIYHERIKCFHVKDAEFRPNGRVGVYGGYQGWVDRPGRFRSLGDGQVDFTQVFSKMAQYDFAGWAVLEWECALKHPEQGAAEGAPFIDRHIIRVTERAFDNFANSGSDRSLNARLMGI; encoded by the coding sequence ATGAAGACGATCAAAGGTCCCGGCATCTTCCTCGCCCAGTTCCTGGGCGACGAGGCGCCGTTCAACTCGCTGGAGAGCATCGCCGACTGGGCTGCTGCGCTGGGCTACAAGGGCCTGCAACTGCCCACCAGCAATGCCCGCCTGTTCGACCTTGAAGCCGCTGCGGACAGTCAGGACTATTGCGACGAGCTGACAGGGATGCTGGCTGCCAAAGGACTGGCGATCACCGAACTGTCGACCCACCTTCAGGGTCAGTTGGTGGCGGTCCATCCCGCCTACGACCTGCAGTTCGATGGCTTCGCAGCCCCCCACGTCAGGGGCAACCCGGAGGCACGGCGGCAATGGGCGGTCGCGCAGATGATGCTTGCGGCGAAGGCCAGCCGTCGTCTTGGCCTGATCACGCATGCCAGCTTCTCGGGCGCGTTGGCCTGGCCTTACTTCTATCCTTGGCCGCAGCGCCCGGCAGGGCTCGTGGAGGATGCCTTCGACGAGCTGGCACGCCGCTGGAACCCGATCCTCGATGCGTTCGACGAGAACGGCGTCGACATCGGCTTCGAGCTGCATCCCGGCGAAGACCTGCACGACGGCGCCACCTTCGAGATGTTCCTCGATCGCGTGGGCAACCACCCGCGTGCCAACATCCTCTACGATCCCAGCCACTTCGTGCTGCAGCAGCTGGATTATCTGCAGTTCATCGACATCTACCATGAACGCATCAAGTGCTTCCACGTGAAGGATGCGGAGTTCCGCCCCAATGGCCGGGTGGGCGTCTATGGCGGCTATCAGGGCTGGGTGGATCGGCCCGGCCGCTTCCGCTCGCTGGGTGACGGGCAGGTGGACTTCACCCAGGTCTTCTCCAAGATGGCGCAATACGACTTCGCAGGCTGGGCCGTGCTGGAATGGGAATGCGCGCTCAAGCACCCGGAACAGGGCGCCGCTGAAGGCGCGCCGTTCATAGACAGGCACATCATCCGGGTTACCGAGCGCGCCTTCGACAACTTCGCCAACTCGGGAAGCGATCGCTCGCTCAATGCACGGCTGATGGGAATTTGA
- a CDS encoding Gfo/Idh/MocA family protein, with protein MIVSGRRLRMGLVGGGPGSFIGPVHRIAAELDREIELVAGAFSSDAGRSRDAGVLYRIDPSRAYSSLDAMLEQEAASIDGIDFVAVTTPNFHHLPAVRAALAAGVPVICDKPATATLAQAEELATLVRAARLPFALTYTYSGYPLVREARARIAGGAIGEVRKVVVEYPQGWLAGEAAGKQAEWRVDPVRAGAGGCIADIGVHAFHLAEFVTGLRVERLMADLGAVVPGRVLDDDCQLLLRFDNGARGALLASQISVGERNGLRLRVYGETGGFDWKQESPNILIQHHLNGRTELVQAGDPSLGADAVWSSRTPGGHPEGYLEAFANIYRDFARQLRGEPGSLAPGIEDGLRGMRLIETAVDASARNLGWVDFPGGQDN; from the coding sequence ATGATCGTTTCCGGCCGTCGCCTGCGCATGGGCTTGGTCGGTGGGGGGCCGGGATCGTTCATCGGTCCGGTCCATCGCATCGCCGCGGAACTGGACCGCGAAATCGAGTTGGTGGCAGGGGCTTTCAGCAGCGATGCGGGCCGATCGCGCGATGCCGGCGTGCTTTACCGCATTGATCCGTCGCGCGCCTACTCGAGCCTGGACGCTATGCTGGAGCAGGAGGCGGCGAGCATCGACGGTATCGACTTCGTGGCGGTCACGACGCCCAACTTCCACCACCTTCCTGCCGTCCGCGCCGCGCTGGCTGCGGGTGTGCCAGTCATCTGCGACAAGCCCGCCACGGCAACGCTGGCGCAGGCGGAGGAGTTGGCGACTCTGGTGCGCGCGGCCAGACTGCCGTTCGCATTGACTTATACCTATTCCGGCTATCCGCTGGTGCGCGAGGCGCGTGCCCGGATCGCCGGGGGCGCCATCGGCGAAGTGCGCAAGGTTGTGGTCGAGTATCCGCAAGGTTGGCTGGCCGGAGAGGCCGCGGGCAAGCAGGCGGAATGGCGCGTCGATCCGGTGCGCGCAGGGGCGGGAGGCTGCATTGCCGACATCGGCGTCCACGCTTTCCACCTTGCCGAGTTCGTGACCGGGCTGCGCGTCGAACGGCTCATGGCAGACCTTGGCGCGGTGGTGCCGGGGCGTGTGCTTGACGACGATTGCCAGTTGCTGCTGCGCTTCGACAACGGCGCGCGCGGCGCGTTGCTGGCCAGCCAGATCAGCGTCGGGGAGCGCAACGGCCTGCGCCTTCGCGTCTACGGGGAGACCGGCGGCTTCGACTGGAAGCAGGAGAGCCCGAACATCCTTATCCAGCACCACCTGAATGGCCGCACCGAGCTGGTGCAGGCAGGCGATCCGTCGCTGGGGGCGGATGCGGTCTGGAGCAGCCGGACGCCTGGCGGGCATCCCGAAGGCTACCTTGAAGCCTTTGCCAACATCTATCGCGACTTTGCCCGCCAATTGCGCGGGGAGCCCGGGTCGCTGGCACCGGGTATCGAAGATGGCCTTCGCGGAATGCGCCTGATCGAGACAGCGGTGGACGCCAGCGCCCGTAACCTGGGATGGGTCGATTTCCCTGGCGGACAGGACAACTGA
- a CDS encoding family 43 glycosylhydrolase: protein MIDRRYALRLGALAGLAAGGPSMAGAAASASVPAGPEGQRRADRGNATYLNPILAGDFPDPSILKDGDDYYLTHSSFEAAPGLMIWHSRDLVNWAPIGPALEKPLGTVFAVDLVKHAGRYYIYIPFMAAPWSKGLKSFANTYVIHAEDIRGPWSEPVDLGIGGLIDPGHVVGEDGKRYLFLSGINRVRLTDDGLATDGPVEKVYNGWKYPDDWITEAYSLEGPKLLRRGEWFYLITAVGGTAGPPTGHMVTVARSRSINGPWQDCPHNPIIRTWNPADKWLSRGHATFVEGPAGDWWAVYHGYEIGYYTLGRQTLLEPIRWDVDGWPRAMGGDLAKPLPSPRGGRAVPHGMAWSDDFTVPAIGSRWRFYNQTPTEGARAKIGNGVLELSAKGTGPQDTSPLTHLVGDHAYQSTVSLELEGGAQAGLLLFFNDRLFLGMGYDGERMISYRGGKASYWQEPVGKSRKIDLRIVNDRNIVTMYHRLPGGDWIRHAVRSEVSGYQANTVDDLSSLRPALFACGGGSARFRDYRYRGLASA, encoded by the coding sequence ATGATCGACCGCCGATATGCCCTGCGGCTCGGAGCCTTGGCCGGCCTCGCGGCTGGTGGCCCGTCCATGGCGGGAGCGGCCGCTTCTGCGTCCGTTCCTGCCGGGCCGGAAGGGCAGCGTCGAGCCGATCGGGGCAACGCAACCTACCTCAACCCGATCCTGGCCGGGGACTTCCCTGACCCCTCCATTCTCAAGGACGGCGATGACTATTACCTGACCCATTCGTCTTTCGAGGCGGCCCCGGGACTGATGATCTGGCATTCGCGCGATCTGGTGAACTGGGCGCCGATCGGGCCTGCTCTGGAGAAGCCGCTGGGCACCGTGTTCGCGGTGGACCTCGTGAAGCACGCAGGGCGCTACTACATCTACATTCCCTTCATGGCGGCGCCATGGTCCAAGGGTCTGAAGAGCTTTGCGAACACTTATGTCATTCATGCCGAAGATATTCGCGGACCGTGGAGCGAGCCGGTTGACCTCGGCATCGGTGGTCTGATCGATCCCGGCCATGTCGTTGGAGAGGACGGCAAGCGATACCTGTTCCTCAGCGGCATCAACCGCGTTCGCCTGACTGACGACGGGCTGGCTACCGACGGTCCTGTCGAGAAGGTCTACAATGGCTGGAAGTATCCGGACGACTGGATCACCGAAGCCTATTCACTCGAAGGTCCCAAGCTCCTGCGGCGGGGTGAGTGGTTCTACCTCATCACGGCGGTTGGCGGCACTGCTGGTCCGCCGACAGGACACATGGTTACCGTCGCGCGATCGCGTTCGATCAACGGGCCATGGCAGGACTGTCCGCACAACCCGATCATCCGAACCTGGAATCCAGCTGACAAGTGGCTGTCGCGCGGCCATGCCACCTTCGTTGAAGGTCCGGCGGGAGACTGGTGGGCGGTCTATCACGGCTACGAGATCGGGTACTACACGCTGGGTCGGCAGACCCTGCTCGAACCGATCCGGTGGGACGTGGATGGCTGGCCCCGCGCAATGGGCGGGGATCTTGCCAAGCCTTTGCCTTCACCACGCGGCGGCCGGGCCGTGCCGCACGGGATGGCATGGTCGGATGATTTCACTGTGCCCGCGATCGGCTCACGCTGGCGGTTCTACAACCAGACACCGACCGAGGGCGCACGGGCGAAGATCGGGAACGGCGTACTCGAACTTTCGGCAAAGGGCACCGGCCCGCAGGATACCTCCCCGCTGACGCATCTCGTCGGCGATCATGCCTACCAATCCACCGTCTCGCTGGAACTTGAAGGGGGAGCGCAGGCGGGCCTGCTGCTGTTCTTCAACGACCGCCTTTTCCTTGGCATGGGTTACGATGGTGAGCGGATGATCAGCTATCGCGGGGGCAAGGCAAGCTATTGGCAAGAGCCTGTCGGCAAGAGCCGCAAGATCGATTTGCGCATCGTCAACGACCGCAACATCGTGACCATGTATCATCGATTGCCGGGCGGTGACTGGATTCGCCATGCAGTGCGCAGCGAAGTATCCGGGTACCAGGCAAACACGGTGGACGATCTCTCAAGCCTGCGCCCCGCATTGTTCGCATGTGGCGGCGGATCTGCCCGCTTCCGGGACTATCGCTATCGTGGCTTGGCGTCGGCATGA
- a CDS encoding DUF6379 domain-containing protein — translation MFDKYLIDAESLRNTGPADAPTGFAFEAKLGYYRGLGLSMIEKLDVSIDGEALPREAVRFDEGMGAVTLDEMETAYDRRWPFGTAATILVDHPGGFPAGEHELTFLQQLRVSYLPFPAVNTDKKTVSVAA, via the coding sequence ATGTTCGACAAGTATCTCATTGACGCTGAAAGCCTGCGCAACACCGGTCCCGCCGACGCGCCCACCGGCTTTGCCTTCGAGGCGAAGCTGGGCTACTATCGTGGTCTTGGCCTGTCGATGATCGAGAAGCTCGACGTATCGATCGATGGCGAGGCCCTCCCCCGTGAGGCCGTGCGCTTCGACGAGGGCATGGGCGCCGTGACGCTGGACGAGATGGAAACCGCCTACGACCGTCGCTGGCCGTTCGGTACGGCGGCGACGATCCTGGTCGATCATCCCGGCGGTTTCCCGGCAGGTGAGCACGAACTGACGTTCCTGCAGCAACTGCGCGTTTCCTACCTCCCGTTCCCCGCCGTCAATACCGACAAGAAGACTGTATCGGTAGCAGCATGA
- a CDS encoding TIM barrel protein, with the protein MSLYSFQEEMFLGRMNVDDVVAFAASIGARGIEILPEQNMPTFPNITDAQIGEWQDMMARHGTHFTCYDMFLDTKLRKGELLSDDEQVESIKRDLTLCNRLGIRNMRILIFVRPDILEKCVPYAEQMDVHMGVEVHAPWNLEHAWILRTIEVADRLGTQHLGILPDMGIFMKHYPPEFRARFERQGARPEIAQFIVEQHEQKIMCEYTIYEVAVKMGGNKAEVAMAETLRHAPYANPKRIGDYAPYFRHIQAKFYGMTANCTDPTLAYDEVIPELVKCGWEGTLSSEYEGNRWIQDVEEVDSREQVRRQHVMFENLIAKAQSELETV; encoded by the coding sequence GTGAGCCTGTATTCCTTCCAGGAGGAAATGTTCCTGGGCCGGATGAACGTGGACGATGTCGTCGCCTTTGCCGCATCGATCGGTGCGCGCGGTATCGAAATCCTGCCAGAGCAGAACATGCCGACGTTCCCCAACATTACCGATGCCCAGATCGGCGAGTGGCAGGACATGATGGCCCGCCACGGCACCCATTTCACCTGCTACGACATGTTCCTGGACACCAAGCTGCGCAAGGGCGAGCTGCTGTCCGATGACGAACAGGTGGAAAGCATCAAGCGCGACCTGACGCTCTGCAATCGCCTCGGCATCCGCAACATGCGCATCCTGATCTTCGTGCGTCCGGACATCCTGGAAAAGTGCGTTCCTTATGCCGAGCAGATGGACGTGCACATGGGCGTCGAAGTCCATGCTCCGTGGAATCTGGAGCATGCCTGGATCCTGCGCACGATCGAGGTGGCCGACCGTCTTGGCACGCAGCACCTGGGCATTCTGCCGGACATGGGCATCTTCATGAAACACTACCCGCCCGAATTCCGCGCCCGCTTCGAGCGCCAAGGCGCCCGCCCCGAGATAGCCCAGTTCATAGTTGAACAGCACGAACAGAAGATCATGTGCGAGTACACGATCTATGAAGTCGCAGTGAAGATGGGAGGTAACAAGGCCGAAGTGGCCATGGCCGAGACATTGCGCCATGCCCCTTACGCCAACCCCAAGCGGATCGGGGACTATGCACCCTATTTCCGCCATATCCAGGCCAAGTTCTACGGCATGACGGCAAACTGCACCGATCCGACGCTCGCGTATGACGAAGTGATCCCCGAACTGGTGAAGTGCGGTTGGGAAGGAACGCTTTCGAGCGAGTACGAAGGCAACCGCTGGATTCAGGACGTGGAAGAGGTGGACAGCCGCGAGCAGGTGCGCCGCCAGCACGTCATGTTCGAAAACCTCATTGCCAAGGCGCAAAGCGAACTGGAGACCGTCTGA
- a CDS encoding glycoside hydrolase family 1 protein, translating into MASSVVALATAAAPAIARTASAGGFPKRFLWGAATAGHQVEGNNVNADQWLLETVKPTLPVSPSGDACNSFELWRTDLDIARDLNLNTYRFSVEWPRIEPEEGMFSVAMLDHYRAIARGCRERGLTPVITLCHFTTPRWFAARGGWTNDAAPPLFARYCEKVIRHLGEDVAYVATLNEPNNALLLQSVLPEQFWQALRASLDACAKASGGSHFTVGNTVLPEDVEAVTRNMLFGHRLARAAIKAVRSDLPVGVTLAVLDDQAAGKDSLRDAMREKFYGAWLRSSRDDDFVGVQNYERAVWDAKGKLPPPQGAPTNYSGAEIYPASLANAVKYVHSATGKPILVTEHGVGTPDDSKRAALIPAALKYLEAAVAQGVPVLGYIHWSLLDNYEWGGSKDAEFGLVAVDRQTFVRSPKPSAAVLSAIARQNAV; encoded by the coding sequence ATGGCTTCTTCCGTCGTGGCATTGGCGACGGCTGCTGCCCCCGCGATCGCTCGGACGGCATCTGCCGGTGGATTTCCCAAACGATTTTTGTGGGGCGCGGCGACTGCGGGCCATCAGGTTGAAGGCAACAACGTCAACGCGGACCAGTGGCTACTGGAAACGGTGAAGCCCACTTTGCCGGTGTCGCCTTCCGGTGATGCCTGCAACAGCTTCGAATTGTGGCGCACCGACCTTGATATCGCGCGCGATCTCAATCTCAACACCTATCGCTTTTCAGTGGAATGGCCCCGAATCGAGCCGGAGGAGGGAATGTTTTCCGTCGCGATGCTCGACCACTACCGCGCCATCGCCAGGGGATGCCGGGAGCGCGGGCTGACGCCCGTCATCACGCTTTGCCACTTCACGACGCCACGCTGGTTCGCGGCGCGTGGAGGCTGGACCAATGACGCGGCGCCGCCCTTGTTCGCTCGGTACTGCGAAAAAGTGATTCGTCATCTGGGTGAGGACGTGGCCTATGTTGCCACGCTGAACGAGCCCAACAATGCCCTTTTGCTGCAGTCCGTCTTGCCGGAGCAATTCTGGCAGGCGCTGAGGGCCAGCCTCGACGCTTGCGCGAAAGCCTCGGGAGGCTCGCACTTCACCGTGGGCAACACCGTTCTGCCCGAAGACGTGGAGGCAGTAACCCGCAACATGCTGTTCGGGCACCGGCTGGCAAGGGCCGCGATCAAGGCCGTGCGGTCCGATCTTCCGGTGGGGGTGACGCTTGCGGTGCTCGACGACCAGGCGGCCGGCAAAGACAGCCTGCGCGATGCCATGCGGGAGAAATTCTATGGCGCCTGGTTGCGCTCCTCGCGGGACGACGACTTTGTGGGCGTGCAGAATTACGAGCGTGCCGTCTGGGACGCCAAGGGTAAGTTGCCCCCGCCGCAGGGCGCACCGACGAATTACTCGGGCGCCGAGATTTATCCTGCATCGCTGGCGAACGCGGTCAAATACGTCCACTCCGCTACCGGCAAGCCGATCCTGGTCACCGAACACGGTGTTGGCACCCCCGATGACAGCAAGCGAGCGGCGCTGATTCCGGCGGCCCTCAAGTATCTCGAAGCTGCAGTGGCGCAAGGCGTGCCGGTTCTCGGCTACATCCATTGGTCGCTGCTCGACAATTACGAATGGGGCGGTAGCAAGGACGCGGAGTTTGGCCTCGTCGCGGTGGATCGCCAGACGTTTGTGCGAAGCCCTAAGCCGAGCGCCGCCGTTCTTTCCGCAATCGCGCGCCAGAACGCGGTTTGA
- a CDS encoding glycosyl hydrolase, whose protein sequence is MAAFRFLLATALTSAAAIPADARPDANPAAAAAQAPADPLLAGFRSPPQSARPFVWWHWMNGNVTAEGARLDLEWMERIGIGGVQVFEGDLSTPQLVPQRLAWMSPGWKAAMRESVGTAARLGLDFGIATSPGWSISGAPFVLPQNAMKKLVWSETPVSGGRSFKGLLAPPPSVSGPFQDVAGPAQVAPFYRDVRVLALPDNDPALTPERFVSSAGKVNAHLLTDGAFGQVEQLPYSKEAPEAWLRQDFGKPVTVRSVTLGLPGARGFGAPPVPEAVLEVSDDGEEFRQVVELPATRAQVRVASFAPVTGRFFRVRLHLLPSDAVLIGSAQNVPGLAPLPQAAPAATTFNVSEFTLTQDGKVDHAAEKAGFAAMDDYYAVPTGKDGVATPIAHDKILDITRYMDASGRLEWRAPKGRWKVLRFGYSLTGHQNGPAPAEATGLEVDKLDPDAGRSYAETYLGLYRDAIGPDLAAEGLTALLSDSIEAGEQNWTPALIDEFRRRRGYDPVPWFPTLTGTVVESAEKTDHFLWDYRRTISDLLTQGHYAVLASVAHENGLKYYSEALEDHRPQLGDDLAMRAQADVPMGAIWTTSGGQKPRQTFVADLQGAASVAHVHGKPLVASETFTAFGAPWGFAPRDLKATADMAFALGVNRIMIHTSPHQPLTNLKPGMSMAPLLGQYFSRNETWGEMAKGWTDYLARSSFLLQQGTSVADIAYFAGEEAPITGLYGEVPVDLPPGRGFDFLDLDTLLRGSSVSADGAIVTKGGARYPLLVLGGSARFMTLATLRRVRDLVHQGAAVVGAKPVGSPSLGDDQAEFQALADSLWQRPLNDGGHIYPTLDAAFTARRISPDWKASGMDAGRLGVLHRQLGDGHIWFVSNQSGRRQQGELSLRVTGLEPELWFADTGEVRPAGYRIEGGRTIVFLTMNPDDAVFIVMKRPAKGDARTVPHPVDREIATLDTGWRLSLRQVREGPTGLTSWTEATKPDIRYFSGTGIYRRSLDVPSGWLAGKGHLLLDLGDVRDVAVVRINGKEVGTAWKAPYRVDVTQALHKGANTVEVDVANLWVNRLIGDAQPGAIRQTVTDGPTYTADAKLRPSGILGPVRLMATDD, encoded by the coding sequence TTGGCCGCTTTCCGCTTTCTGTTAGCCACCGCCCTGACCAGCGCTGCCGCCATTCCTGCCGACGCCAGGCCCGATGCAAATCCTGCTGCGGCAGCCGCGCAGGCTCCGGCCGATCCGTTGCTCGCAGGGTTCCGCTCCCCTCCTCAATCCGCGCGGCCCTTCGTCTGGTGGCACTGGATGAACGGCAATGTGACCGCCGAAGGTGCGCGCCTTGATCTGGAGTGGATGGAGCGCATCGGCATAGGCGGGGTTCAGGTCTTCGAAGGAGACCTGTCCACGCCGCAGCTTGTGCCACAACGCCTTGCCTGGATGTCACCGGGGTGGAAAGCTGCGATGCGCGAGAGCGTCGGCACTGCAGCACGTCTGGGCCTCGATTTCGGCATCGCCACTTCGCCGGGCTGGAGCATCAGCGGGGCGCCCTTCGTCCTGCCGCAGAACGCGATGAAGAAGCTGGTGTGGAGCGAGACACCTGTTTCCGGCGGTAGGTCATTCAAGGGGCTTCTTGCCCCGCCTCCCTCGGTTTCCGGCCCGTTTCAGGATGTAGCGGGGCCTGCACAGGTCGCCCCCTTCTATCGCGACGTGCGGGTTCTTGCCTTACCGGACAACGACCCCGCGTTAACACCCGAGCGGTTCGTTTCAAGCGCGGGCAAGGTCAACGCCCATCTGCTGACGGATGGCGCCTTTGGCCAGGTCGAACAGTTGCCTTACAGCAAGGAGGCACCCGAGGCCTGGCTTCGGCAGGACTTCGGCAAGCCCGTCACTGTCCGGTCGGTGACCCTCGGGCTTCCGGGTGCACGAGGTTTCGGCGCGCCGCCGGTGCCTGAAGCGGTGCTCGAAGTCAGCGACGATGGCGAGGAATTTCGCCAGGTAGTCGAATTGCCCGCAACCCGTGCGCAGGTACGCGTCGCATCCTTTGCACCCGTGACCGGGCGATTTTTCCGGGTCCGGCTACACCTGCTGCCTTCCGATGCCGTGCTGATCGGTTCCGCCCAGAATGTCCCGGGGCTGGCTCCTTTGCCTCAGGCAGCCCCAGCCGCGACAACGTTCAACGTGTCGGAGTTCACGCTGACGCAAGACGGGAAAGTCGATCACGCTGCGGAGAAAGCAGGTTTCGCCGCGATGGATGATTACTACGCCGTTCCCACCGGCAAGGACGGCGTCGCCACCCCAATCGCGCACGACAAGATCCTCGACATCACGCGCTACATGGATGCGTCCGGGCGCCTCGAATGGCGCGCGCCCAAAGGCCGGTGGAAGGTGCTGCGCTTTGGCTACAGCCTGACCGGTCATCAGAACGGACCGGCGCCCGCCGAAGCTACCGGACTCGAAGTGGACAAGCTCGATCCCGATGCCGGGCGGTCTTATGCCGAAACGTACCTCGGGCTTTACCGTGATGCCATTGGCCCCGATCTTGCGGCCGAGGGCCTTACCGCGCTGCTGAGCGACAGCATCGAGGCTGGCGAGCAGAACTGGACTCCCGCCTTGATCGACGAATTCCGGCGACGGCGCGGCTACGATCCGGTGCCCTGGTTTCCGACCTTGACCGGAACCGTCGTGGAAAGCGCCGAAAAGACCGACCATTTTTTGTGGGACTACCGGCGGACCATCTCGGACCTCCTGACGCAGGGCCATTACGCGGTGCTGGCTTCGGTGGCGCACGAGAATGGTCTCAAATACTATTCGGAGGCGCTGGAGGACCATCGGCCGCAACTTGGTGATGACCTTGCCATGCGCGCTCAAGCCGATGTCCCGATGGGCGCGATCTGGACTACGTCCGGCGGACAAAAGCCACGCCAAACCTTCGTGGCGGACCTGCAAGGCGCCGCATCCGTGGCGCACGTCCATGGCAAGCCGCTCGTCGCCTCCGAAACTTTCACGGCGTTCGGCGCCCCCTGGGGGTTTGCTCCGCGCGACCTCAAGGCCACCGCCGACATGGCGTTCGCGCTGGGGGTGAACCGGATCATGATCCACACATCGCCGCACCAGCCCCTCACCAACCTAAAACCCGGCATGTCCATGGCGCCATTGCTCGGCCAGTATTTTAGCCGGAACGAGACCTGGGGCGAGATGGCGAAGGGCTGGACCGATTATCTCGCACGCAGTTCGTTCCTTCTGCAGCAGGGCACCTCGGTGGCCGATATCGCTTATTTCGCGGGTGAAGAGGCTCCGATAACGGGCCTTTATGGCGAAGTGCCGGTCGATCTTCCGCCGGGCAGGGGCTTCGACTTCCTTGATCTCGACACGCTGCTGAGGGGGTCATCGGTCAGCGCGGATGGCGCCATCGTCACCAAAGGAGGTGCGCGCTATCCGCTCCTCGTGCTGGGTGGCAGCGCGCGTTTCATGACTTTGGCCACGTTGCGCCGCGTGCGTGATCTGGTGCATCAGGGGGCAGCGGTAGTAGGCGCAAAACCCGTCGGTTCGCCAAGCTTGGGCGACGACCAGGCTGAGTTTCAAGCGCTTGCGGACAGCCTGTGGCAGCGGCCATTGAACGACGGCGGGCATATATACCCCACCCTGGACGCCGCTTTCACCGCACGGCGCATTTCGCCGGATTGGAAGGCGAGCGGCATGGATGCAGGCAGGCTTGGCGTCCTTCATCGCCAGTTGGGTGATGGCCACATCTGGTTTGTGTCGAACCAATCGGGTCGGCGGCAGCAAGGGGAACTGTCCCTGCGTGTTACGGGGCTGGAACCGGAATTGTGGTTTGCCGATACTGGAGAGGTTCGCCCTGCCGGTTATCGCATCGAAGGCGGGCGTACGATCGTTTTTCTAACGATGAACCCCGACGACGCCGTGTTCATCGTGATGAAAAGGCCTGCTAAGGGAGACGCAAGGACAGTCCCTCACCCGGTGGATCGTGAAATCGCAACGCTCGATACCGGATGGCGCCTTTCGCTCAGGCAAGTCCGGGAAGGACCGACCGGGCTGACATCATGGACCGAGGCGACGAAGCCCGACATCAGGTACTTCTCGGGAACCGGCATCTATCGCCGCAGCCTCGATGTTCCGTCGGGATGGCTGGCGGGCAAGGGGCACCTGCTTCTCGATCTTGGCGATGTCCGCGATGTAGCTGTAGTCCGGATCAACGGCAAGGAAGTCGGCACCGCCTGGAAGGCTCCGTATCGGGTGGATGTCACGCAAGCCCTGCACAAGGGGGCAAACACGGTGGAGGTCGATGTCGCCAACCTGTGGGTCAACCGGTTGATAGGGGATGCCCAGCCCGGGGCGATCAGGCAGACGGTGACAGACGGACCGACTTACACAGCTGATGCAAAGCTGCGGCCTTCCGGCATTCTGGGACCGGTAAGGCTGATGGCCACCGACGATTGA